The segment GGCAAGGTGATCCAGAGCATGAAGAAGGCCGGCTCCGGCAACCCGGTGTTCTTGCTCGACGAGGTCGATAAGATGTCGACCGATTTCCGCGGCGACCCCTCGGCCGCGCTGCTCGAAGTGCTCGACCCCGAACAGAACCAGAACTTCGATGATCACTACCTCGATGTCGAGTACGATCTCTCCAAGGTGATGTTCATCACTACCGCGAACACGCTGGACCGGATCCCGCGGCCGCTGCAGGACCGCATGGAGATCATCCGCATCGCCGGCTACACCGAGTTTGAGAAGCTCAACATCGCCAAGCGCTACCTGGTACGCAAGCAACAGGATGCCAACGGCCTGAAGCTGGATAACGTCGATTTCTCCGACAACGCGATCCTCGCCATGATCCGGCACTACACCAAAGAGTCCGGCGTCCGTAACCTTGAGCGCGAGATCGCCTCGATCTGCCGCAAGGTGGCGGTCGATGTCGTCAAGAAGGACAAGAACTTCAAGGTCCACGTCAGCGGTAAGAACGTCAACAAGTTCCTCGGCCCCCCGCGCTACCGCTACAGCAAGGCCGAAGAAGAGCACAAGGTTGGCGTGGTCACCGGGCTGGCTTGGACCGAACTGGGCGGCGAGCTGCTCAATACCGAAGTGACCGTGATGCCCGGCAAGGGCAAGCTGATCATCACCGGCCGGCTCGGGGACGTCATGCAGGAGTCGGCCCAGGCTGCGCTCAGCTACGTCCGCTCGCGCGCCGAAGAGCTCGGCTTGGAGCGCGACTTCTACCAGCGCGTGGATATCCACATCCACGTCCCCGAAGGAGCCATACCTAAGGACGGCCCGTCGGCGGGCGTAACCATGGCTACCGCCTTGGTGTCGGCCCTCACCAAGATTCCTGCCCGGCACGACGTGGCGATGACCGGCGAGGTCACGCTGCGCGGTCGCGTGCTGCCGATCGGCGGTTTGAAAGAGAAGGTCCTGGCCGCGCATCGGGGTGGCATCAAGCTGGTGCTGATTCCGGGAGAGAATGAGAAGGACATCGAGGAAATCCCGCCCGCGATCCTGCGCACGATTCGGATCGAGCTGGTGGAACATATGGACCAGGTGTTGCGCCAAGCACTGATTGTGCAGGATGAGGCCAACTTCCTGGCAAAGAAGGCCGACGGCGGTGCCGAGGCGGCGAAGGTACCGACGACCGCGGCCTTCCCCCCAGAAGTCCCCGAAACCACGGACATTGTGACCCATTGAGGCTTTCTTGACTTGGGCCGGGCCGGTTGTTATGAGTCGCGCCACTTGTGAGAAGAGGACGTGATGACGAAGGCAGAACTGATCGAGTCCGTCGCCAGTAAGGTCGATCTCCCGCGGGCGACGGCCGAACGAGCCGTGAACACGCTCTTCGACGACATTGTGGCCGCTTTGAAGCAAGGAGATAAGGTAAATATCTCGGGGTTTGGGACCTTTGCGATCTCCACTCGTAAAGCGCGCACCGGGCGCAACCCCAAGACCGGCGAGAGTATCGAAATCGCGGCCTCGCGCGCCGCCAAGTTCAAAGCGGGCAAGACGCTGAAGGATTCCCTGAATTGAACGGTTGCCGCTGCCAGCAGCGCTCGGCGGGCGGTTAGCTCAGGGGGAGAGCATCGGCCTTACAAGCCGGGGGTCATCCGTTCAAATCGGATACCGCCCATTATCGGCAGCTTTTGAGAGGAGAGACCGCCGCAGCCCACTAGTTACCGGGGTGGTAGTTCAGCTCGGTTAGAACGCCGGCCTGTCACGTCGGAGGTCGCGGGTTCAAGTCCCGTCCACCCCGCCATTTTGAATGACGACCGAATTGCGGTAAGGCAACGGTGCTCCTGCGGCGACGCTTTGGGTGAAGAGCCATGAGAACGACATACATTGCCAAGCGTGAGGAAGCCTTGGATGCGCGTCGCTGGTACATCATCGACGCTCAAGGCAAGGTGCTCGGCCGACTGGCGACCACGGTTGCCAACCTGTTGCGGGGCAAGGGCAAGCCAACCTTTACCCCGCATGTGGATACCGGCGACTTCGTCATTGTCATCAATGCCGGCAGCCTGAAGCTGACCGGCAAGAAGACCGAGCACAAGCTTTACCGCCGCCATACCGGGTACCCGGGCGGGGTGCGCGAGGTGGTGGCGAGCAAGCTGTTGAGCAGCAAGCCCGAGCGCATCATCCAGTTGGCGGTCACCGGTATGCTGCCGAAGAACCGACTTGGCCGGCAGCTCGCCACGAAACTCAAGATTTATGCGGGCGCGGATCATCCCCACGCAGCCCAACAGCCGCAGCTCATCTCGGTGTGATTGAGGTTCAGCCATGGCAGAACGTGCGAATGCATATGCAGCGACCGGGCGGCGCAAGTCCGCCGTGGCCCGTGTCAATTTGGTTCCCGGTGCCGGACAGGTGACTGTGAATCGCCGCCCGGCCGATGATTACTTCGGACGGCCGACTTCACGCATGGTGATTCGCCAGCCCTTCGAGGTCACCGGCACCGAAGGCCAGTTCGATGTGTCGGCCAACGTTCGTGGCGGTGGTGTCTCGGCGCAAGCCTCGGCCGTGCGCCACGGCATCACTCGGGCACTGTTGTTGGCCAATCCCGAGTTTCGGCCGGCGCTGAAGAAAGCCGGCTTCGTTACCCGCGACCCGCGCGAGGTTGAGCGCAAGAAGTACGGCCGCCACAAGGCTCGCAAGCGGCCGCAGTACTCGAAGCGTTAGTTGGCCGGGGCTCAGCTAGCCAATTTCGCCCGTGTTACGTGCCGCGCTGGCCGACCGCAGCGCGGCGCCAGTTACTCACTCCCTAAGAACAGCGCCAGCCCGGCGACCCCGAACACCACGTTGGCGGTCCAGGCCGCCACGGGTGCCGGCAACACCCCGCCATGGCCGAGCGAGTTGGCCAGCGCCAGAACAACCCAATAGGCAAAGCCGGCTCCCAGCCCGAGAGCAATCACCGCCGCCACGCTGGCGTGGCGGCGCGCGCGCCCGGCCAGCGGAACGCCGACCAACGTCAGCACGAAGCTGGCGCAAGGCACCGCCAGCTTGAGGTGCAGGTCGACCAAATACGCCGAGGCATCAATGCCTTTGCGGGTGAGCGCGGCAATGCGATCGCGCAACATGGTGAAACTCAACTCCTCAGGCTCGCGGTGGACGTCGAGAAAGTCGTCGAGCGTTTCTGCCATCACCACCGAGTTGGCGGCCAGCGCGCGGGTGTTGACCGGGCCCGCGGGCGAGAACACGCGCTCGGTGGCCGGGCTGGTCTCCCACCCCCCTTCGCCCCAGCGCGCCGTCGGGACCTCGATGATGGAGGCCAGTGAGAACGCCTGGTCCAAGCGGTAAATCGTCAGCCCGTGCAAGGTGCTGCGTCCGGCGTCGACGTAGTCGACGTTGTAGAAGCCGTCGCGGCCGTGGTACCAGATTTCGCGGTCGCTGAGCAGGCCGCGCTGCGGCCGCTTGCGGATCTCGACCACGTTGACGTACTGAAACTTGCGCGAGCAGTAGGGCACCACGGTTTCTTCCCACAGCCAGGTTCCGGCGCTGATCAGCGCCGTCAGGCCCAGCAGCGGCGCGGCCATTTGCCCGAGACTGACTCCGAGCGCGCGCAAAGCGATGATTTCGTTGCGCCGTGAGAGCGAGCCCAAGCTCAACAGTACGGCCGCCAGCACCGCCGGTGGCATCACCTGCGTGATCATCAGCGGGATCTTGAACAGGAAGTAACGCGCCGCCAGCACCGGCGTGGCTTCGTTGCGCAGCAGGATGTCCAGCCGATCGAAGAAATCAACGATCAGGTAGAGCGCCACAAAGCAGAGCAACACCGGGGCGAAGAACGACCAGAATTCCCGCGCCACGTAGCGGCTGATAACACCGGAGAGCATCGTCGGAGCGGGGCCTAGGCGTTCGGGCTCAGCCGCGCCGCCCAGCGGGCGCGCAGTGCCAGCAGCCAGTGATCTAGGCGCGTCAAGCTCGCCAGGCTGGTCTCGCGCGCGGCGCGCCACAGCAGCATCACTCCAAGTGTGGCCAAGACCGCGTTGGCGATCCACATCGAGATCACCGGCGGCAAGTGGCCCCGCTCGCCCAGGCTCTCGCCCAAGGAGAGCATGAGATAATAGGCGAGAATCAACAGCAGGCTGGTGGAAAAGCCGCGCGCGCGCACCGCCCGCGTCGGCTGGACCCCGAGCGGGACGCCGACTGCGGCGAACACCAAGCAAGCAAAAGGAATGGCGAACTTGCGGTGGAACTCCACTTGCTCCGCTAGCGCCGGCTTGCCGCCCTCGGCCCTGGCCGCGATGGCGTGGCTCAACTCGGCCAGCGTCATCTCACTCGGCTCGCGCTCGCGACGGTGCACCCGTGCCAGCGCGGTGTCGAGGTCGAGGCTGATGTCATAGACGCTGAAGTCGGTCTTGCTGTAACTGCGCCCGCTCGGGTCGAAGCTGTGCATGCTGCCGTCAAGCAGGCGCAGCGTCAGCGTCTGGGTCGCCTCGTTGTTGACCACGATGCCGAGCTTGGCGAACACGGTGTTGCGCTGCGCCGGCTCGCGCGTGTCCGAGATCAGTATCCCTTTGAGCGTCGTCCCCGGCGGCTCGATCTCCTCCACGTAGATCACCAGGTCGCTGAAGTCATCGTTGAATACCTGCTCGCGAATGCCGGCACTGGCGCGGATTTTCGCCACTTCATACAGGCCGTCACGCAGCATGCGATTGCCCCACGGGCGCGCGTAGATCGACAGCCCGAGCGTGATGCAGTAGACCACGGCGGCGATCACTGCGACCGGGCGCAACAACTGATAGAGGCTGATGCCCGAGGTGTGCAGCGCTACCACCTCGCTGTCCGAGGAGAGCCGGCCGAAGGCGACCAGTATCCCCAGCAGCAGGGCCATGGGCACGGTCACTTCGAGGAACGCCGGCATGATGTACGAGAACAGCTTGGCGACCTGCCATAACGGCACGCCGCGGTTGACCACCAGCTCGACTAACTTGAGAATGCGTGCGATCAGGAGAATGACGGTGAACACCCCGAGACCCAGCACAAAGGGCACAAGGATTTCCCGGGTGATGTAGCGGTTGATGGTGCGCACTTAATAGGATCGTAATGAAACGCCGGTTCTTTGTAAATCAACGCGGCGGTGCGCCCGCTAGCGCCGGCCACTGCGTTTATGGTGTCCACGCGGTCAGCGCTCGGCTGGCCGCCGCCCCGCCGCAAGTGCAGGATCTGATGGTGCGCGAACAGCCCTCGACCCGGCTGGCGGCGCTGGTGGCTGCCGCCACGCGCCACGGCGTACCCGTGCGGGTTGTGCCGGCGGCGGCGTTGCGTGAACTATGCGGCAGCGATGAACATCAAGGGGTGGTGGCCCGGGTGCCGCCATTTCGCTACGCCGACTTGGAAGCGGTGCTGGCCCGCGGCTGCGAGCGCGTTTTGGTGCTCGATCACTTGCGCGACCCGCACAACTTCGGAGCCCTGCTGCGCACCGCCGAAGCAGCCGGGGTCGGTGCGGTCGTGATCCCTAAAGACGGCGCGGTCGGTGTGACTGCCGCGGTCGAAAAAGCCGCGGCCGGCGCCGCGTTGCGCGTGCCCGTCGCACTGGTGGTCAATGTGGCGCGCACTCTGCAACAACTTCAAGCGGCCGGTTACTGGATCATCGGGCTGGCGGCCAACGCCGGCAGCGAGCTCTTCGAGTTCGACCCGCCGCCGCGGCTGGCGATCGTGCTCGGCGGCGAAGCAGGCCTGCGCCGCCTGGTACAAGAGCAGTGTGACGTGCTGCTGCGCGTGCCGATGACAGGTCAGACCGAGTCGCTCAACGCCTCAGTGGCGGGAGCGCTGGCGATGTATGCTTTGCGACCTCGCAACCGGCCAACTTGACTTGTTGCCGGGGCTCGGCCAAGAACCACAAGCTGTTTTCGGAAAGCGGATGCCTTGCGGGGTATAAGCCCATCGGTTCTTTTCGGCGTGCTCGGCCTGTGCACGCTAGCGGCGTTGCCGCCGGCGCGCGCCGCCTTTGTCCCCGGCGACGTCAACGGCGACGGCGAGGTCAGCATCGCCGACTTGCGTGATCTGGTCGTGGAGATTTTCGACGGCGACGGTGACGACGTGGCCGGCGTCGCCGGCGGCGACTTCGTCGGCGGCCCCGGGGCTGACGCAAATCAAGACGGCAGTATCACTGCTGCCGACTTCGCTCTCACCGTCTGGGTGCAACCTGGGCTCACTCCGGCGCTGCCGACTACCTCCGCCACCCACCAGCCTTCGCCCACACCAACCGTGACCTCAACACCCAACCTGACGCAGCCGACCGCCAGCGCGACGGCGACGGCCTGCATCTCTGAGGGTATCCCGCCGCTACGAGTGGGCTCGCCGGAAGTCATCGGCGGTGCCTTGGTCGCGGGCGATTGCAGCAACCATGGCACCGGAGGAAGGCCGGGGGATGTCTTCGCCGTCTCGGCCGCTCCGGGGCAGGCCGTCACCATCGCCGTCACCGCCACCGACTTCACCCCGCGCGTCATTATTCACGACGCCAATGGCTACTTCGGGCGCCCGTGGCTGCGCCCGCCACTCGAGTTCCTCGTCACGACCAGCCGGCCCTACGAGTTCGTGGTCACCAGTCAGGCACCGGGAGCTATGACCGGGGCGTACACCGTGACCGTCAGCGTGCGCAATTGCCCGAGTGCCCGCAACCTGACCAGTGGTGGCCGCGTCAGCGCGACCTTGAAGGATACCGACTGCCCAGACCCGGCCAGCCCGTCCACACCGGCGCACCGTTACACGTTTTCGGCCGCCGCGGGTTCGGCGGTCGAGTTCAGAATGACGACCTCGCCGGCCAACGAGGATGTCCCGGACCCCTTCCTCACCATCTACGGCCCCAAGCCGACTGAAGACGCTTTCACTGGCATCGAGATCGCGGAGGACGAAGAAAGCGGCGGCGAAGTCGAGAACGGGACTACCGATGCGCTGCTGTCGTTCTACGCCGTGCAAAGCGGGACTTACACGGTGGTGGCGACCGGCGGTAGCGGGCCTTACAACGTGTCGTTCTCGACCCGCACCTGCACCGCTGTGCCGGTCTCGGTCTCAGATCAGCCGCGCACGGTTTCGGGTACGCTGACGGGCGCATCATGTCCGGCCCCGTTCCCGCTGGTGCGCGCCGAGAAGGGCGAATTCAATACGCGGGCCGAGATGTGGTCGCTGACGGCCGACGCCGGCGATGTGCTGGCCTTTAACATGAACTCGCTCGACTTCGATGCTCAGCTTTACTTGCTGGAACCGGGCCAGAGGGTTGTTGCGGCCGACGACGACAGCTCAGAAGACAGCGGCAGCGATGCCCAGCTGGCGTTTACTGCGCCGCAAGCCGGTACCTACACCGTGATTGCCGCCAGCAATGACGCCTACATCACTCAGGACGATTCCACCGGCAGCTATTCACTGACTGCGCAGAAGTGCCCGGCAACGCCGCTCTCGCTCGACACGCTCACAGCCGGCAGCCTCGCGTTGTCGGACTGTCACGGCCAGGGAGGGGCGTTGATCAAGAGCTACAAGCTCGACTGCCGGCCCGAGCTCGGTTGTGGGCCAAACCAGTTTGTGACCGCGACCATGGCGGCGGCCGCGGACTCCTTCATCGATCCCGCGCTACAGTTGATCGAGCCGAGCGGGCACAGGCTGGCTAACAACGACGATCCGTTCTTGCTGGGAACATCGCTGAACGCCCGCGTGAGCCGGGTGCTGCCCGAGGCGGGAACGTACTTCCTCACCGCGAGTTCGTTTCAAGATTGGTCGGAGGGCGGCTTTGCCGTGCGGGTGCAGCGCTGCCGCACTGCGGCGGCAGCCGCGGGAACCGTAACCGGAGAATTCCGCGACGATGACTGCGAACTCGCGGGTGACGGCGAAGACCCCGGGCCGAAGTTCAACGTCTTCACTATCCCGACCAACACCAACCAACTCCTCTCGCTGGTGCCACCGGAGGATGCTTGCGCCTTGGTGGCAAGTCCGGACGGGTTGCAGGGCCCGGGACCCGAATGTTCTTCCGAATTCCTCGCCATGCCCCTGGCTCAGGCTGGAACGACCGCGCTCATGATCGCCGCTCCCGACTCGGGCTTTCGTGGCCAGTACACGTTTGCGGTGCAAACATGCCCGGCCTCCGGAGTGCTGAGCTTTGCCTCGTCCGCGGTCGGCTTCGTCACCGGCACGGAATGTCGCGACGCGAGCACTGCTCCAGCAGACTTCTACTTGATCCGCGCTCCTCGTGAGCTGACGATGTTCAGCGAGGGATTGAGCGCTAACCTGACGCGCTCGTTCAACGGCGGCTCGGTGGTGGTCGACGCGACCGGGGTCTACGGGGTAGCGAACAAGATCACGGAGAACTCCGAGGAGATGTTCGCCTTTGGCGCCGATCTCGGTATTGGCTTGGCAGTGCGGCCAGCGGATCCCGCGGCCACCGGCAGCTACACCATCGCGGTCGATCCGGCCAATTTCAGTCGCTGAGACGCTGCGGTGGCGGGCGGCTGAAGAAATTTATCGGCCATTTTCGCTTGACCCGTACAAGCACCGTGCTCTATATGCCTGTGCTGCGTGCAGCTTCTGATGCAAGGTGTGAGTGGAGTGGCCAGGTGGTGCCTAACAGTAAGCGCTTTGAGATAGCGGTTGCGCTGGCATCGTTCATCGCCGTGATGGCGGTGGCGGCCGCTGGCTGCGGCGGTGGCGGCGGCGGGGCGGCCGGCGGTGGTGTTTCGCTGCAAGCTGTGTGGGAGAGGTCGAACCTCACGCGCGGCGCGCGGCTGGGCTCGTTTGATGGCTCAGCCGAGCTGCCGCCGAGC is part of the Deltaproteobacteria bacterium genome and harbors:
- a CDS encoding HU family DNA-binding protein, producing MTKAELIESVASKVDLPRATAERAVNTLFDDIVAALKQGDKVNISGFGTFAISTRKARTGRNPKTGESIEIAASRAAKFKAGKTLKDSLN
- the rplM gene encoding 50S ribosomal protein L13, with protein sequence MRTTYIAKREEALDARRWYIIDAQGKVLGRLATTVANLLRGKGKPTFTPHVDTGDFVIVINAGSLKLTGKKTEHKLYRRHTGYPGGVREVVASKLLSSKPERIIQLAVTGMLPKNRLGRQLATKLKIYAGADHPHAAQQPQLISV
- the rpsI gene encoding 30S ribosomal protein S9 yields the protein MAERANAYAATGRRKSAVARVNLVPGAGQVTVNRRPADDYFGRPTSRMVIRQPFEVTGTEGQFDVSANVRGGGVSAQASAVRHGITRALLLANPEFRPALKKAGFVTRDPREVERKKYGRHKARKRPQYSKR
- the lptG gene encoding LPS export ABC transporter permease LptG, with the translated sequence MLSGVISRYVAREFWSFFAPVLLCFVALYLIVDFFDRLDILLRNEATPVLAARYFLFKIPLMITQVMPPAVLAAVLLSLGSLSRRNEIIALRALGVSLGQMAAPLLGLTALISAGTWLWEETVVPYCSRKFQYVNVVEIRKRPQRGLLSDREIWYHGRDGFYNVDYVDAGRSTLHGLTIYRLDQAFSLASIIEVPTARWGEGGWETSPATERVFSPAGPVNTRALAANSVVMAETLDDFLDVHREPEELSFTMLRDRIAALTRKGIDASAYLVDLHLKLAVPCASFVLTLVGVPLAGRARRHASVAAVIALGLGAGFAYWVVLALANSLGHGGVLPAPVAAWTANVVFGVAGLALFLGSE
- the lptF gene encoding LPS export ABC transporter permease LptF, with the protein product MRTINRYITREILVPFVLGLGVFTVILLIARILKLVELVVNRGVPLWQVAKLFSYIMPAFLEVTVPMALLLGILVAFGRLSSDSEVVALHTSGISLYQLLRPVAVIAAVVYCITLGLSIYARPWGNRMLRDGLYEVAKIRASAGIREQVFNDDFSDLVIYVEEIEPPGTTLKGILISDTREPAQRNTVFAKLGIVVNNEATQTLTLRLLDGSMHSFDPSGRSYSKTDFSVYDISLDLDTALARVHRREREPSEMTLAELSHAIAARAEGGKPALAEQVEFHRKFAIPFACLVFAAVGVPLGVQPTRAVRARGFSTSLLLILAYYLMLSLGESLGERGHLPPVISMWIANAVLATLGVMLLWRAARETSLASLTRLDHWLLALRARWAARLSPNA
- the rlmB gene encoding 23S rRNA (guanosine(2251)-2'-O)-methyltransferase RlmB; the protein is MKRRFFVNQRGGAPASAGHCVYGVHAVSARLAAAPPQVQDLMVREQPSTRLAALVAAATRHGVPVRVVPAAALRELCGSDEHQGVVARVPPFRYADLEAVLARGCERVLVLDHLRDPHNFGALLRTAEAAGVGAVVIPKDGAVGVTAAVEKAAAGAALRVPVALVVNVARTLQQLQAAGYWIIGLAANAGSELFEFDPPPRLAIVLGGEAGLRRLVQEQCDVLLRVPMTGQTESLNASVAGALAMYALRPRNRPT
- a CDS encoding pre-peptidase C-terminal domain-containing protein, producing the protein MRGISPSVLFGVLGLCTLAALPPARAAFVPGDVNGDGEVSIADLRDLVVEIFDGDGDDVAGVAGGDFVGGPGADANQDGSITAADFALTVWVQPGLTPALPTTSATHQPSPTPTVTSTPNLTQPTASATATACISEGIPPLRVGSPEVIGGALVAGDCSNHGTGGRPGDVFAVSAAPGQAVTIAVTATDFTPRVIIHDANGYFGRPWLRPPLEFLVTTSRPYEFVVTSQAPGAMTGAYTVTVSVRNCPSARNLTSGGRVSATLKDTDCPDPASPSTPAHRYTFSAAAGSAVEFRMTTSPANEDVPDPFLTIYGPKPTEDAFTGIEIAEDEESGGEVENGTTDALLSFYAVQSGTYTVVATGGSGPYNVSFSTRTCTAVPVSVSDQPRTVSGTLTGASCPAPFPLVRAEKGEFNTRAEMWSLTADAGDVLAFNMNSLDFDAQLYLLEPGQRVVAADDDSSEDSGSDAQLAFTAPQAGTYTVIAASNDAYITQDDSTGSYSLTAQKCPATPLSLDTLTAGSLALSDCHGQGGALIKSYKLDCRPELGCGPNQFVTATMAAAADSFIDPALQLIEPSGHRLANNDDPFLLGTSLNARVSRVLPEAGTYFLTASSFQDWSEGGFAVRVQRCRTAAAAAGTVTGEFRDDDCELAGDGEDPGPKFNVFTIPTNTNQLLSLVPPEDACALVASPDGLQGPGPECSSEFLAMPLAQAGTTALMIAAPDSGFRGQYTFAVQTCPASGVLSFASSAVGFVTGTECRDASTAPADFYLIRAPRELTMFSEGLSANLTRSFNGGSVVVDATGVYGVANKITENSEEMFAFGADLGIGLAVRPADPAATGSYTIAVDPANFSR